The Sinorhizobium fredii genome contains the following window.
GGCGGACAGAGCGTCGCGCAACAGCTCGACGCCGATTCGCTCGGGATGACTGACCCAGGCATCGTAATAGGTCGCGGAGCTTAGAACTGCCGAATTGAGCGCCGGCCATTTTTCCAGCGTCGCCTTGCGGCCGCGGAACTGGTGGCGCGGCATCAGCGCACGCTTGCGCGTCAAGAAATCGTATATGCCGAGACCGGCCTTAACGGCGACGGTACCTCGACGGCTGGGGCGGCGGGTGAGACCGAGAAAGCGCACGATGCCGTTGGCAAGACCGGAGAAGACATCGAAGATCGGCACCGTAGTCGGCAGCGGAGCGACATAGTGGGGGGCGTTACGCAGCAGCCGGTCGCGCTCAACGAGCGACTCCCGCACCAGGCTGAACTCACCATTCTCTAGATAGCGCAGACCGCCGTGGACCATGCGCGACAGCGCAGCGCTTGCTCCGGAGCAATAGTCCCCCTTCTCGACCAGCAGCACGCTCGCGCCCTGCAGCGCCAGCTCGCGGAAAACGCTGATCCCGTTGATACCGCCGCCAAGGACGCACACGTCCACCTTCGGGCTTTGGCGAAGCCCGTCCAAAGTCTCTTTTCGGTTCATATGACAGTCCGCTATCCGTCCATGTTGGCCAGCTTCGCCGAAACGGCCGCTTCGATGGCTGCCAGGTCTTCATCAGAAAGCCGCAGCGTGCCGGCCCGCGCATTGTCGAGCGCCTGCGCTGGATTTCGCGCGCCGCATAGGGCAAAGGTCACCCCCGGCTGTCTCAGTGTCCAGGCGATTACCGTCTGCGCTATGCTGGCGCCGTGCCGCTCCGCGACGGGCCAGATCGTCTCGGCGAAATCCTTCGCCTTCTGCCGGTTGGCCACGGAAAAGCCTGGATTGTCCCTGCGCTGGTCGTCGCCTGAAAACGCCCGGTCCGGTCCTATGGTGCCAGAGAGCAGGCCGAGCGCGAGCGAGGAATAGCTGAGCATCGACACGCGGTTGGCAACCGTGAGCGGCAGCAGGTCCGCCTCGATCCGGCGATCGATCATGCTGAACCGCTCCTGGATCGCGTCGAGCGATCCGGTGCTGATGTATTGCTCCAGCTCCGACCGGCTGACGTTGCTGGCGCCGATCGCGCGGATCTTGCCGGCTCGCTTCAGCTCTTCCAGAGCCGCAACCGTCTCCTCGACCGGCGTCGTCGCGTCCTGCCAGTGGGTGATATAGAGGTCGATATGATCCGTGCCGAGCCGGCGCAGGCTTTGCTCAACCTCATGGATGATCGAGTTCCGACCGAGGTAACGATGGACCGGCTTGCTATCCTGGTCGAAGAAGTGGTTGCCTTCCTGCGTATGCCAGACAAGGCCGCATTTCGTAGCGACCACCGCCTTGTCGCGCCGGCCCTCAATTGCCTTGCC
Protein-coding sequences here:
- a CDS encoding aldo/keto reductase; this translates as MSGEQLTREIGRSGVKASAVGLGTWAIGGWMWGGTDEAEAIAAIHASLDAGVTLIDTAPAYGLGRSEEIVGKAIEGRRDKAVVATKCGLVWHTQEGNHFFDQDSKPVHRYLGRNSIIHEVEQSLRRLGTDHIDLYITHWQDATTPVEETVAALEELKRAGKIRAIGASNVSRSELEQYISTGSLDAIQERFSMIDRRIEADLLPLTVANRVSMLSYSSLALGLLSGTIGPDRAFSGDDQRRDNPGFSVANRQKAKDFAETIWPVAERHGASIAQTVIAWTLRQPGVTFALCGARNPAQALDNARAGTLRLSDEDLAAIEAAVSAKLANMDG